The Candidatus Obscuribacterales bacterium genome has a window encoding:
- a CDS encoding isoprenyl transferase codes for MTAESTALSELPADLNPDRLPQHIAVIMDGNGRWAKHRGLPRIMGHRRGVDTLKDMLRCCKDWGVKALTAYAFSTENWGRPLEEVEFLMNLFERVLRRELREMLEEDVQIHFVGNLGALPQSLQEEIQRSMEETKNNQAIQFTVATNYGGRQEIVQACRAIATQVQAGTLNPDDIDETVFESHLYTVKTGNPDLLIRTSGEMRLSNFLLWQMAYTEIYVTDTLWPDFDRAELHRALCAYQARERRFGCV; via the coding sequence ATGACGGCAGAGTCTACTGCATTATCAGAGTTACCTGCAGATCTCAACCCCGATCGTCTGCCTCAGCATATTGCGGTCATTATGGACGGGAATGGTCGCTGGGCTAAACATCGAGGTCTGCCCCGGATTATGGGTCACCGCCGAGGGGTCGATACGCTCAAGGATATGCTGCGGTGCTGTAAGGACTGGGGTGTCAAGGCACTCACCGCCTATGCCTTTTCTACAGAAAACTGGGGGCGGCCCTTAGAGGAAGTCGAGTTTTTAATGAATTTGTTTGAGCGCGTGCTGCGGCGAGAGTTGCGGGAGATGCTGGAGGAGGATGTGCAAATCCACTTTGTCGGCAATCTAGGAGCGCTGCCCCAGTCGCTGCAAGAAGAAATTCAGCGATCGATGGAGGAAACCAAGAATAATCAAGCTATTCAATTTACCGTGGCCACCAACTATGGTGGACGCCAGGAAATTGTCCAGGCTTGTCGGGCGATCGCCACTCAGGTTCAAGCAGGCACCTTAAATCCTGACGACATTGACGAAACGGTTTTCGAGAGCCATCTCTATACGGTGAAGACGGGCAACCCAGACCTGCTGATCCGCACCAGCGGTGAAATGCGTCTGAGCAATTTCCTGCTTTGGCAAATGGCCTACACCGAGATTTATGTCACCGATACGCTCTGGCCCGACTTTGATCGGGCCGAGCTGCATCGGGCGCTCTGTGCCTATCAAGCCCGCGAGCGGCGCTTCGGTTGCGTGTAG
- the galE gene encoding UDP-glucose 4-epimerase GalE, with protein MASETPTILVTGGAGYIGSHAVLALRQAGYEVIVLDNLVYGHRDLVESVLKVELVVGDTSDRALLDDLFASRSIAAVMHFAAYLAVGESVQDPGKYYRNNVLGTLTLLEAMVAASVKTLVFSSTCALYGVPETFPIREDQPHQPMSPYAASKGMVERMLADFDVAHGLKSVCFRYFNASGAHPNGRLGEDHDPETHLIPLVLLTAMGKRPAIAIFGTDYPTPDGTCIRDYIHVCDLADAHVRGVDYLLRGGASDVFNLGNGNGFSVRKVIEQAKQVTGHEFTVLERDRRPGDPPILVGSSEKARQMLNWQPRYPDLRDIIAHAWQWHQVRHG; from the coding sequence ATGGCTTCTGAGACGCCCACCATTTTAGTCACTGGCGGAGCTGGCTATATTGGCTCCCATGCAGTGTTGGCGCTCCGGCAGGCCGGTTACGAGGTAATTGTTTTAGATAATTTGGTCTATGGGCACCGCGACCTGGTGGAGTCAGTGCTGAAGGTAGAGCTTGTGGTGGGCGATACGAGCGATCGCGCCCTGCTGGATGATCTCTTCGCCAGTCGTTCTATTGCAGCGGTGATGCATTTTGCTGCCTATCTAGCTGTCGGAGAATCGGTGCAAGATCCGGGTAAGTATTACCGCAATAACGTCCTAGGCACCCTGACATTGTTGGAGGCGATGGTGGCGGCCTCTGTGAAAACCCTGGTATTTTCCTCAACCTGTGCGCTCTACGGCGTGCCGGAAACCTTTCCGATTCGTGAAGATCAGCCCCACCAGCCCATGAGCCCCTATGCGGCGAGCAAGGGCATGGTGGAACGGATGCTGGCAGATTTTGACGTAGCCCATGGTCTGAAGTCGGTCTGTTTTCGCTACTTTAATGCCTCGGGTGCCCATCCCAACGGGCGCTTAGGCGAAGACCATGATCCCGAAACCCATTTGATTCCCCTAGTCTTGCTGACGGCCATGGGCAAGCGACCAGCGATCGCCATCTTTGGCACAGATTACCCCACCCCAGATGGCACCTGTATTCGGGACTATATCCATGTCTGTGACTTAGCCGATGCCCACGTGCGCGGTGTGGACTATTTGCTGCGAGGGGGTGCCAGCGATGTGTTTAACCTGGGGAATGGCAATGGCTTTTCGGTGCGCAAGGTGATCGAACAAGCCAAGCAAGTCACCGGACATGAGTTCACCGTCCTAGAACGCGATCGCCGTCCCGGTGATCCACCCATCTTAGTCGGCAGCAGTGAGAAAGCCCGGCAGATGCTGAACTGGCAGCCTCGCTATCCTGACCTGCGCGATATCATTGCCCATGCTTGGCAGTGGCACCAGGTTCGCCATGGGTAG
- the cdaA gene encoding diadenylate cyclase CdaA, with protein MTIIDISLVLVLTYIVLIFIKERRTLWMVRGLVVLMLSAALSQSLGLRLLHFVLEKLVIGSAVAMAFIMQAEFRRFLEQLGRGELDQLFRSSDEAVPKPDSVIDEIVDAVKELSQNRTGALLILETSRPIDERDFSVPGVRLNAEVSKELLQTIFQTTTPLHDGAVLIRGSRVTAAGIILPISERTASRQLGTRHRAAMGITERVENCLCVVVSEETGSISLAERGTLNRPLTSSKLRELLRTQFTQSVERESVAPQLRSLGRQLLHQGMVLVSRLLRLSSSASREKK; from the coding sequence GTGACCATCATTGACATTAGTTTAGTTCTGGTACTCACCTATATTGTTCTGATTTTCATCAAAGAACGTCGCACCCTGTGGATGGTTCGAGGTCTGGTTGTACTAATGCTGTCGGCAGCATTGAGCCAGTCTCTTGGGCTGCGTCTACTCCACTTTGTGTTAGAAAAGTTGGTGATCGGATCGGCTGTGGCGATGGCATTTATCATGCAGGCTGAGTTTCGCCGCTTCCTAGAACAATTGGGACGGGGAGAGCTAGACCAGTTATTTCGCTCATCAGATGAGGCTGTTCCTAAACCAGACAGTGTTATTGATGAAATTGTTGATGCGGTCAAAGAGTTATCGCAAAACCGCACAGGGGCACTCTTAATCTTAGAAACTAGCCGCCCAATTGATGAACGAGATTTTTCCGTGCCTGGCGTTCGTCTGAATGCTGAAGTATCGAAAGAACTGCTGCAAACTATTTTTCAAACCACAACCCCTCTTCATGATGGAGCAGTCCTCATTCGGGGATCACGGGTGACAGCGGCAGGGATCATCCTGCCAATTTCTGAACGGACGGCTTCGCGCCAACTGGGTACCCGTCATCGGGCAGCCATGGGTATTACCGAACGTGTGGAAAATTGTCTCTGTGTCGTTGTATCAGAAGAAACAGGGTCGATTTCGCTGGCGGAACGCGGTACGCTCAATCGTCCACTTACAAGCAGCAAATTGCGAGAGCTCTTGCGCACTCAGTTTACTCAGTCAGTGGAGCGGGAGTCGGTTGCGCCGCAGTTGCGAAGTCTTGGACGCCAGTTGCTTCATCAGGGTATGGTGCTGGTGTCTCGCTTGCTTCGGTTGTCATCATCAGCTTCTCGGGAGAAAAAATGA
- the lysA gene encoding diaminopimelate decarboxylase, translated as MVSTPAASLQNSCQFLPEWTVEDPSPNQFLMPLTAAVNSQDHLTIGGCDVVELIQQFGSPLYILDEQTLRTACRQYRDGFRHYYPGESLVIYASKAWNCLAVCAIAASEGLGIDIVSGGELYTALQSGVPSDRLYFHGNNKSRDELQQAVVAQCTIVVDNWFELETLVAIAADTEAPVRIMLRLTPGIECHTHDYIRTGHIDSKFGFDPDQLDEVFAFVAQQPGLDCAGLHAHIGSQIFELNPHQDLTDVMAGWLDKAAQAGLPVRELDIGGGLGIRYTESDDPPSIHDWIRVICEGVVRACETRQLPLPRLIAEPGRSLIGSACVTAYTVGSQKVVPNLRTYVTVDGGMSDNPRPITYQSLYRAVAASQMSAPLTETVAIAGKHCESGDIIIQETTLPKTQPGDTLVILGTGAYNYSMASNYNRVPRPSAVLVQDGEASIILQRETYLDLIRQDRLPNRLATVSE; from the coding sequence ATGGTCTCGACCCCTGCCGCTAGTCTTCAAAATAGTTGCCAATTTTTGCCCGAATGGACGGTTGAAGATCCATCGCCCAATCAATTTTTGATGCCGCTGACGGCGGCGGTCAACAGCCAAGATCACCTCACCATCGGCGGCTGTGACGTTGTGGAACTGATTCAGCAATTTGGTTCGCCGCTCTATATTTTGGATGAACAGACCCTGCGCACGGCTTGTCGCCAATACCGGGACGGGTTTCGGCACTACTATCCTGGCGAGTCGCTGGTGATCTATGCCTCTAAAGCCTGGAACTGTTTAGCGGTTTGTGCGATCGCTGCCAGTGAAGGTCTAGGGATCGACATCGTTTCCGGCGGAGAACTCTACACGGCCCTCCAATCCGGCGTCCCCAGCGATCGCCTCTATTTCCACGGCAACAATAAGAGCCGCGATGAACTTCAGCAGGCCGTGGTCGCCCAGTGTACCATCGTGGTGGATAACTGGTTTGAGCTAGAAACCCTGGTGGCGATCGCCGCTGACACCGAAGCTCCCGTGCGGATCATGCTGCGCCTAACGCCGGGCATCGAGTGCCACACCCACGACTACATTCGCACCGGGCATATCGACAGCAAGTTTGGCTTTGATCCCGATCAGTTGGATGAAGTATTTGCTTTTGTGGCCCAGCAGCCTGGTCTAGACTGTGCCGGGCTCCATGCCCATATCGGTTCTCAGATCTTTGAACTCAACCCTCACCAAGACTTAACCGATGTGATGGCTGGCTGGCTGGACAAGGCGGCCCAAGCCGGTCTACCGGTGCGGGAATTGGACATTGGCGGGGGGCTCGGCATTCGCTACACCGAGTCTGACGATCCGCCGAGTATCCATGACTGGATCCGGGTGATCTGTGAAGGTGTGGTGCGGGCCTGTGAAACCCGGCAACTGCCCCTGCCCAGGCTGATTGCAGAACCAGGGCGATCGCTGATTGGTTCAGCCTGCGTCACCGCCTACACCGTCGGTAGCCAGAAAGTGGTTCCCAATCTCCGCACCTATGTGACCGTGGATGGCGGCATGTCCGATAATCCTCGCCCGATCACCTATCAATCCCTCTACCGAGCGGTCGCCGCCAGCCAGATGTCGGCCCCTCTCACCGAAACCGTAGCGATCGCTGGCAAGCATTGCGAATCCGGTGACATCATTATCCAAGAAACGACGCTGCCGAAAACCCAACCGGGCGATACCCTCGTCATCCTAGGCACAGGGGCCTACAATTACAGCATGGCATCCAACTACAATCGGGTTCCCCGGCCATCGGCGGTGCTCGTACAGGATGGCGAGGCAAGCATCATCCTGCAACGCGAAACTTACCTAGATTTGATCCGTCAGGATCGACTACCCAATCGACTTGCGACTGTTAGCGAATGA
- the rimI gene encoding ribosomal protein S18-alanine N-acetyltransferase has translation MPCLELHPLTTQHLAAVVRLDQLCFGGIWTQEGYQREVTSPNSDLLMLQRSPSDATDDAPSNPTLIGIACCWAILDEAHITLLGIHPHYQRQGLGQLALLTLLSLARHRGLQWATLEVRDSNQAARSLYARYDFQDVGRRRRYYADTGEDALILWCKGLQTDDFGDRLQHHWQHVHQRLQQHNWQLTSSLDAIAPFLWHENRTP, from the coding sequence ATGCCCTGCTTAGAACTTCATCCCCTGACGACCCAGCACCTCGCAGCCGTTGTCCGCCTGGATCAACTTTGTTTTGGCGGGATATGGACGCAGGAGGGCTATCAACGAGAGGTCACCAGTCCCAATAGCGATTTACTCATGCTGCAGCGATCGCCCTCTGATGCTACGGATGATGCCCCATCTAATCCCACCTTGATTGGTATTGCCTGCTGCTGGGCCATCCTCGACGAAGCCCACATTACTCTACTGGGTATTCATCCCCACTATCAACGGCAGGGGCTAGGGCAGCTAGCCTTGCTGACGCTGCTCTCCCTAGCACGCCATCGCGGCCTGCAGTGGGCCACCCTAGAAGTTCGCGATTCCAACCAAGCAGCGCGATCCCTCTATGCCCGCTACGACTTCCAAGATGTGGGGCGGCGGCGACGCTACTATGCCGATACCGGAGAAGATGCGCTGATTTTATGGTGCAAGGGCTTACAAACCGATGACTTTGGCGATCGCCTCCAGCACCACTGGCAGCACGTCCATCAACGCCTACAGCAGCATAACTGGCAGTTGACAAGTTCTCTAGATGCGATCGCCCCCTTTTTATGGCACGAGAACAGAACACCATGA
- a CDS encoding heavy metal translocating P-type ATPase: MDTVTLNLRGISCASCASAIERTIKAVPGVQDCQVNFGMEQATVHLDLAQVQTETIQQAVEEIGYGASIPADLGEAIALDEADAADQRETRDLKRKLWVGGIASAILVFGSLPVMLGIHIPGFPMWLHHAWVQWVLATPVQFWCGRSFYRGAWTSLKHGRSNMDTLVVLGTSAAYFYSLFPMLFPGWFQGQGIARDVYFEVAAVIITMILLGNFFEHRARGKTSEAIRQLVGLQPKTARVQRQGQWVDVAIATVQVDEQVLVRPGEKIPVDGVITQGESTLDESMVTGESVPVQKRAGDEVIGATLNKTGSFQFRATRVGRDTVLAQIVQLVQQAQAVKAPIQQVADQVTAWFVPAVLAIALLTFAVWIGVTGNLAMAVVTTVSVLIIACPCALGLATPTSIMVGTGKGAEHGILIKGADSLQLAHGIRTIILDKTGTLTEGQPTVTQFVTARGSADQYELTLLQWMASLEQRSEHPLAEAIVQYAQRQEAIAEDGDLPKVEQFDAIAGCGVQGRVENGSDRPLVHIGTQRWLQDLGMDTQGRTCQDTAFHDHAQDWEALGQTVVWIAVDGAVQGLVSIADALKPSSAEVVRSLQRMGIEVVMLTGDNQKTAEAIAHQAGITQVFAQVRPDQKADKVAELQTGKRIVAMVGDGINDAPALAQADVGIAIGTGTDVAIAASDITLMSGNLDGIVTAIRLSRATLRNIRQNLFFAFIYNVAGIPIAAGVLYPLTGWLLNPIIAGAAMAFSSVLVVTNALRLRNFSPYTQPKRRSRA; the protein is encoded by the coding sequence ATGGATACTGTAACCCTCAATTTGCGCGGCATAAGCTGCGCGTCCTGCGCTTCTGCCATTGAACGCACCATCAAGGCGGTGCCCGGTGTGCAAGATTGTCAGGTGAACTTCGGCATGGAACAGGCTACGGTTCATCTCGATCTAGCTCAAGTGCAGACGGAAACCATTCAGCAGGCTGTAGAGGAGATTGGCTATGGGGCATCGATTCCGGCAGACCTCGGGGAAGCGATCGCCCTTGATGAAGCAGATGCTGCCGATCAGCGCGAGACTCGTGATTTGAAACGCAAGCTGTGGGTGGGTGGTATTGCCAGCGCCATTTTGGTCTTCGGTTCTCTGCCCGTCATGCTAGGGATCCATATTCCAGGATTTCCCATGTGGCTGCATCATGCCTGGGTACAGTGGGTGCTGGCGACGCCGGTGCAGTTTTGGTGTGGGCGATCGTTTTATCGCGGTGCCTGGACGTCGTTGAAGCATGGACGCTCCAATATGGACACCTTGGTGGTCTTGGGGACAAGTGCTGCCTATTTCTACTCCCTATTTCCCATGCTGTTTCCCGGCTGGTTTCAGGGGCAGGGCATTGCCCGCGATGTCTACTTTGAAGTAGCCGCAGTGATCATCACCATGATTCTGCTGGGTAACTTTTTTGAACATCGGGCCCGGGGCAAAACCTCAGAGGCGATTCGCCAACTGGTGGGTCTCCAGCCCAAAACAGCTCGGGTGCAGCGGCAGGGACAGTGGGTGGATGTGGCGATCGCCACGGTGCAGGTGGATGAACAGGTTTTGGTGCGTCCGGGGGAAAAGATTCCGGTGGATGGCGTGATCACCCAAGGAGAGTCCACCCTGGATGAATCCATGGTCACCGGTGAAAGCGTGCCGGTGCAGAAGCGGGCTGGGGATGAGGTGATTGGCGCAACGTTGAATAAAACCGGCAGTTTCCAGTTTCGGGCCACGCGGGTGGGACGGGATACGGTGCTGGCTCAAATTGTCCAGCTTGTGCAACAGGCCCAGGCGGTGAAGGCTCCCATTCAGCAGGTAGCTGATCAGGTCACGGCTTGGTTTGTGCCGGCGGTCTTGGCGATCGCTCTGCTCACCTTTGCCGTGTGGATAGGGGTGACGGGCAACTTGGCGATGGCGGTGGTGACCACGGTGAGTGTGTTGATCATTGCCTGCCCCTGTGCCCTCGGTTTGGCAACGCCCACGTCCATTATGGTGGGCACAGGTAAGGGGGCAGAGCATGGCATTTTAATTAAGGGAGCCGATAGCCTGCAGCTAGCCCACGGAATTCGCACGATTATTTTGGACAAAACCGGAACGCTGACCGAGGGGCAGCCCACGGTAACCCAGTTTGTCACGGCCCGTGGTTCGGCGGATCAGTATGAGTTAACGCTGTTGCAATGGATGGCGAGCCTGGAACAGCGGTCGGAACATCCCCTAGCGGAGGCTATTGTCCAGTATGCCCAACGACAGGAGGCGATCGCAGAGGACGGTGACTTGCCGAAGGTGGAACAGTTTGATGCGATCGCTGGCTGTGGCGTGCAGGGACGGGTGGAAAACGGCAGCGATCGCCCTCTAGTTCACATTGGCACCCAGCGCTGGCTCCAGGATCTGGGCATGGATACCCAAGGGCGCACCTGCCAAGATACCGCTTTTCATGACCATGCTCAGGATTGGGAAGCTCTTGGGCAAACGGTGGTTTGGATCGCCGTCGATGGTGCCGTGCAGGGACTGGTCAGTATTGCCGATGCCCTCAAGCCGTCCTCGGCAGAGGTCGTGCGATCGCTGCAACGCATGGGTATCGAGGTGGTCATGCTCACGGGCGACAACCAGAAAACCGCAGAGGCGATCGCCCATCAGGCCGGCATCACCCAAGTCTTTGCCCAAGTGCGTCCCGATCAAAAAGCGGACAAAGTGGCCGAACTACAAACTGGCAAACGGATTGTAGCCATGGTGGGCGATGGTATTAACGATGCGCCAGCCCTCGCCCAGGCTGATGTGGGCATTGCCATTGGCACCGGTACCGACGTGGCGATCGCCGCCAGCGATATTACCCTGATGTCAGGCAACCTCGACGGCATTGTCACCGCCATTCGCCTCAGCCGCGCCACCCTGCGCAATATTCGCCAGAATCTATTCTTTGCGTTTATCTACAACGTTGCTGGGATTCCCATCGCCGCTGGGGTGCTCTATCCCCTCACCGGTTGGTTACTCAACCCGATTATTGCCGGAGCCGCCATGGCCTTTAGCTCGGTGTTGGTAGTCACCAATGCCCTACGGCTCCGCAACTTTTCACCCTACACGCAACCGAAGCGCCGCTCGCGGGCTTGA